The Klebsiella aerogenes KCTC 2190 region GGCCTCTCACCCGGCAAATGCGGCCTCACAAGCCGCCGTGGCAGTGCGGCGGCGCGTCAGGCCGTTCATCAGGACAATGACGCGCAAGCGTTAATGGAAGTCGGGACAGGGAATTCCCGATTCGTCAGCGTGCGCTACGGATTCACCGCCTGCGATAGGGTCGCCGGCGTTGCCGTGCGTCGCGCTGGCGAAACTAAAAAATGGCGCAGCGCCAGGCACAGCCGGGTTAACGATAGTTAACGTCGCGCTGGCCGGCATATTGACTGCGTCGACTTCCTGAATTAGTTCGTCAAGCGGAGAGGGATTTTCTCATGCGCATTCTGTTTGTTGGCCCACCACTCTATGGGCTGCTATACCCGGTGCTGTCTTTGGCGCAGGCATTTCGCGTTAACGGTCACGAAGTGCTGATCGCCAGTAGCGGTAAATTCGCCCAAAAGGCGGCCGAGGCAGGGCTGGTGGTGTTTGATGCCGCGCCCGGCTTCGATTCGGAGGCCGATTATCGCCGCCGCGAGGCGCAGCGGAAGGAAAGTAACATCGGCACCAAAATGGGCAACTTCTCGTTCTTCAGCGAAGAGATGGCCGACCAACTGGTGGAGTTTGCCGGACACTGGCGGCCCGACCTTATCGTCTATCCTCCCCTCGGCGTCGTCGGGCCGCTGATCGCCGCCAAATACGATATCCCGGTGGTCATGCAAACTGTCGGCTTCGGCCACACCCCCTGGCATATCAAAGGTGTGACGCGCTCGCTCGCTGACGCCTACCGCCGCCACGGCGTCGAAGCTCCGCCGCAGGATATGGCGTGGATCGACGTGACGCCGCCGAGTATGAGCATCCTGCAAAACGATGGCGAACCGATCATTCCCATGCAATACGTGCCGTATAACGGCGGTGCGGTTTGGGAAGAATGGTGGGAACGCACGCCCGATCGCAAACGGCTACTGGTCAGCCTGGGCACCGTCAAACCGATGGTCGATGGCCTCGATCTGATCTCCTGGGTGATGGATTCCGCCAGTGAAGTCGATGCCGAGATCATTCTGCATCTCTCAGCCAATGCGCGATCCGATCTACGCGCGTTGCCGTCAAACGTTCGTCTGGTTGACTGGATCCCGATGGGCGCCTTCCTCAACGGCGCCGATGGTTTTATCCATCACGGCGGCGCTGGCAACACCCTGACGGCACTGCACGCGGGTATTCCACAGATCGTTTTCGGCCAGGGCGCCGATCGCCCTGTAAACGCCCGCGCGGTAGTCGATCGCGGCTGCGGGATCATCCCCGGCGACGGAGGTCTGTCGAGCAGCATGATCAATGCTTTCCTCGACGATCGCGCATTACGTACGGCCTCTGAAGAGGTGGCGGCGGAAATGGCGGCGCAGGCCTGCCCAACCGAGGTGGCGAAAGAACTGGCCGCCATGGCGCAAAAAGGGTAATGGCCGCCGTGGCGGATTTCATCTTTAAATTGACGGAGGAGGCTTAATGCCTGCGACTCACTCTCCCACGCCCGCGCGATCCTGGATAATCCGCCTGGCTCGCGTGTGCTGGGAACGTAAGAAACTTAGCGCCATCGTGGTGGTGGCGTCGGTGTCGACCATTCTGCTGGCCGCGCTGACGCCGCTACTGACGCGGCAGGCGGTAAATGATGCGCTGGCGGGTAATCCCACCCGCCTGCCGTGGCTGGCCTGCGGGCTGCTACTTATCGCCTTTTTTGATTTCATCGGTAACTATGTACGACGCGGCTATGCTGGCGAGCTATCGCTGTGGGTGCAGCACACCCTGCGAGGACGCGCGTTCGACAGTATTCAAAAGCTCGATGGCGCAGGACAGGACGCGCTGCGTACCGGACAGGTGATTTCACGGACCAATAGCGATCTGCAGCAGATGCATACCCTATTGCAGATGGCTCCGGTACCGCTGGCGGTATTCACCTACTACATCGCCGGTATTGCCGTGATGCTGTGGATGTCGCCGGCCATGACGCTAATCGTGGTCTGTGTGCTGGCGTGTCTTGCCATTACCGCGCTGCGCGCCCGTCGCCGGGTATTCGCACAGACGGGGCTAGCTTCAGACCGGCTGGCGAATCTGACCGAGCACATGCGCGAAGTTCTGGCGCAGATCTCGGTGGTGAAATCCTGCGTGGCGGAACTGCGCGAAACGCGCTGGCTGGATCGTCAGTCGCGGCAGATGGTGCGCGTGCGCATCGGCGCGGCCATTTCGCAGGCGATGCCTGGCGCTACCATGCTGGCGCTACCGGTACTCGGGCAAATCGTTCTACTGTGCTACGGCGGCTGGTCAGTGATGCACGGGCGAATTGACCTCGGGACCTTCGTGGCCTTTGCCAGTTTCCTCGCCATGTTGACCGGACCTACCCGTGTGCTGGCGTCATTCCTGGTGATCGCCCAACGTACCCAGGCATCCGTAGAACGGGTATTCGCTCTGATCGATACCCGTTCGCAAATGGTTGACGGTAGCGAAGCGCTCAATGGTCGTGTTATTGGCCTGCAGCTAGAAAAAGTGAACTTCGGTTATGGCGGCGGCAACCGTATCCTGAGCGATGTTTCCTTCTCCCTACAGGCGGGTGAAACGCTGGCGGTAGTCGGCGCGTCGGGCTCCGGTAAATCGACGCTGCTAATGCTGCTGGCGCGCTTTTACGATCCCAGCGCTGGCGACATTTGGCTAAACACCAGCGCCGGTCGGCAGAACCTTCGCGATCTCAAGCTTGAGGCGTTACGCCGTCAGGTGGGGGTGGTATTTGAAGACGCCTTTCTGTTTGCCGGAACGGTCGCGGAAAATATCGCCTACGGCCACCCGCAGGCGACGACGGAAGATATTCGCCGCGCGGCGGCGGCGGCAGGCGCCAGCGAGTTTATCAATGCCTTACCGAAAGGCTTCGATACCCGCCTAACCGAGCGCGGCACTAACCTCTCCGGTGGACAGCGGCAACGCATCGCGCTGGCGCGGGCGCTGATTACCGCACCGGAACTGTTGATTCTCGATGACACCACATCGGCGGTAGATGCCGGTACCGAGGCGGAGATCAATGCCGCGCTGGGTCGTTACGCCGATGACCAGCACATGCTGCTGGTGATTGCCCGCCGCCGGGCGACGCTGCGGTTGGCCAGTCGAATTGTGGTGTTGGATAAAGGGCAAGTGGTGGACATCGGCAGCCAGGCTGAGCTTGAGTCTCGCTGCCCGGCGTTCCGCGCGCTGATGACCGGCGACGGGGATTTCCTCGAACCTGCCGCCGGCGGCTGCCGCGATCTTTGGCCAACAACGCCAGCGATGCAGAACGAGGAGCCGCAAGCGTTGCCGGAAGTTGACGGCAACGGTTTTGTCGCCCGCATGACCCGCGTGCCGGAACAGGCGGTTCAACAGGCGCTGGCCGGAGAGGGACGTAGATTGACCTCGCTGCTGCGGCCGGTGGCGTGGATGTTCATCATCGCCGCCCTGCTGATCGCGCTGGATTCTGCCGCTGGCGTCGGCGTGTTAATACTGCTGCAGCGCGGTATTGACTCGGGGGTTGCCGCAGGCGATATGGCGACTATCGGCATCTGCGCCCTGCTCGCCCTGTGCCTGGTGGTCATAAGCTGGTGTTGTTATTCACTACAAACCATCTTCGCCGCCAGAGCGGCGGAGTCGGTTCAACATACGGTACGCTTGCGCAGCTTTGGCCATATGCTGCGTCTTGCCCTCCCCTGGCATGAAAAGCACGTTGATTCACGCCTGACCCGGATGACCGTCGATGTCGACTCCCTCGCCCGCTTTCTGCAAAACGGCCTTGCCGGCGCGGCCACCAGCTTGGTCACGATGTTCGCCATCGCCGCGGCCATGTTCTGGCTCGACCCCATTCTGGCGTTGACGGCCTTAAGCGCAGTGCCGATAGTCGCGCTGGCGACCTGGGTTTATCGTCGCCTGAGCTCTCCAGCCTATGCCCAAGCGCGCCTTGAAATCGGCAAGGTGAATAGCACTCTGCAGGAGAAAGTCTCCGGCCTGCGCGTCGTGCAATCCCATGGTCAACAGGAGCAAGAGGCCGCCCGGCTGCGCGCATTATCGGATCGCTTCCGCGCTACCCGCGTACGCGCGCAGAAATATCTTGCGGTCTACTTCCCCTTCCTGACCTTCTGTACCGAGGCCTCCTATGCCGCCGTGCTTCTGGTTGGCGCATCGAGGGTGGCCGAAGGCGAAATGACCGCCGGGGTGCTGGCGGCATTCTTCCTGTTGCTGGGGCAGTTTTATGGCCCGGTACAGCAATTATCCGGGATTGTGGATTCCTTCCAGCAGGCGACGGCCAGCGGTAAACATATTGATGAACTGTTGGCGACCGAAGAGACAGAAAACGTCACTCCTTCCTCCACCCAGCCGGCCACAGGTGCATTACAGCTTGATGAAGTTACGTACCGTTATCCCGGCAGCGCTGAGCCCGCGCTGGACAAGCTCACCCTGACCATCCCCGAGGGCAGTGTCGTGGCGGTCGTTGGCCGCAGCGGCGCCGGGAAGTCGACATTGATTAAACTTATCGCCGGACTCTATTCGCCCACCAGCGGGACCATCGGCATTGGGGAACGACAGATGACGGCGACAACCCTTGCCGATTACCGCCGTCAGATCGGGCTGGTCGATCAAGATGTTGCGCTCTTTAGCGGCGATATTGCGGAGAATATACGTTATTCGCGGCCATCCAGCAGCAATGCCGAAGTTGAGATCGCTTCACGGCAGGCAGGCCTGTTTGAGCTGGTACGTCAGCTCCCGCAAGGTTTCCGCACGCCAGTCAATAACGGCGGCGCGGATTTATCCGCCGGACAACGTCAGTTGATTGCGCTGGCTCGCGCCCAGTTGGCGAATGCCCACGTCCTGCTGCTCGATGAAGCCACATCGCGCCTGGATCGCCGCGCGGAAGAGCGCCTCATGTCTTCGTTAACCGAAGTCGCCCGTGCCAGAAAGCACCTGGCGCTAATCGTGGCGCACCGCCTGACCACTGCCCAGCGCTGCGATCTGATCGCCGTTGTCGATAAAGGGCGGCTCGCAGAATGCGGTACCCACGAGCAATTACTTGCGGCGAATGGCCTCTACGCCCGCTTATGGCGCGATAGCGTCGGCCCGGCAGATGCACGCAACCAACACGACATAACGGGAGAAATCGTGGGATAGTGATGGTAAGCGTTAGACCTTAATCAACACGCCTAAAGCGGCTGTTCGCTGAACAGCCGCTTTAGCTATTTTTACTGGTAGCATTATTTTTCAAAGAGATAGAATGTTCAATATCAATCCACATCCGCCGGTTTCAGCGGCTATCGCCGGCCTGCGCCGCCAGTTGGCTACCGGCAACATTACCGATCTTTCTCATTTCTGGCAGCAGGCCACATCGCTGCCGGTACCGCTAGTAACAACGGTGGACGGCGCAGCCGATGAACGTGAAGTCACTTTTTTGTGTCGCGCCCGCCATCCGCTCAGAGGCGTTTATCTGCGATTAAACCGGGTAACCGACAAAGAACAGGTGGCAAAAGGGCTGATGACCCAGATTCCCGCAACGGATATCTGGACCCTGACGCTGCGCCTGCCGGCCAGCTATTGCGGCTCTTATTCACTGGTGGAGATCCCGCCAGGCACGCCGGAAGAGGTTGTTAATCAGCTTGGGAGCCGCTTTGCCGCTCTCGCCGGACAGGCCGATCCGCTCAATAAGACGCCGGGGATCGCTATTCGCGACGGCGTGCGGGAGTCGGTGCTGGCGCTTGATAACGCCCCCGCTCAATCCGAATGGCGCGGAGGCCGCCACGCCGGCACCTTGCTGACCTCAGAACGGATCGTTGCCGGGCAATCACGGCAGGTGCGTCTGTACCTGCCCGCGGTTGATAAGTCGCAGCCGTTGGGGCTGGTGGTGCTACCCGATGGCGAAACCTGGTTCGATCATCTTGGGGTGTGCGCAGCCATCGACGCCGCGATCGATAGCCGCCGCATTGTTCCCGTGGCGCTGCTGGGCATCGACAATATCGATGAGCGCGAGCGCACCACGATACTCGGCGGGCGCAGCGAACTGATACGGGACGTCGCGGAACATCTCCTGCCGACCATTCGCCGCGAACAGCCGCGACAAAAATGGGCGGATCGCTCACGCACCGTCCTGGCCGGGCAGAGCCTCGGCGGCGTCAGCGCGCTGATGGCCGCCCGCCATGCGCCGGAAACTTTCGGTCTGGTGCTCAGCCATTCGCCTTCTATGTGGTGGACGCCAGATGGCGGCAGTCGCCCCCATTTATTTAGCGCAACCGATACTTCTTGGGTCAGCGAACATGTGTTGTCTGCGCCGCCGCGTACTGTCCGTATCCGCCTGTGTGTGGGCTCACTGGAAGGTTCGACGGTGCCTCACGTCCAGCGGCTTCATCAGCAGCTACAGGCGTCCGGCGTTGATAGTCATTGTGCCATTTACACCGGCGGGCACGATTACGCCTGGTGGCGCGGCGCCTTGCTTGATGGGCTCGGCTTACTGCAGGGTTGACTTGACCAGCAAGCGCTTTCAGGCAACTGTATGTGCTTTCTGAATAACGAAAATTTCACCTGCGGAAAAGGAATAATCATCAGATGTATGCCCGCGAGTCTCGCTCTACGCGCCCGCGCAAGGCGCTTTTTGCCGTTCTTTCTTGCCTCACCCTCAGCTATAGCGCTTCAGGCTTAGCAAAACCGGATATGCAGCCGTTGGGGCCCAATATCGCCGATAAGGGTTCAGCGTTTTACCACTTCAGCGTCAATCAGTTCGATTCCGCCGACGGCGCTCGCCACTATCGGGTATGGAAGGCCATACCGAATAAAGCCGCGCCACCAACGGGCTATCCCGTGCTATATATGCTTGATGGTAATGCGGTAATGGATCGCCTGTCTGACGAACTACTCAAGCAGCTGGCGGCGCAATCGCCGCCGGTGATCGTCGCGGTCGGTTATCAGACCAACCTGCCATTCGATCTTAACGGCCGGGCCTACGACTATACGCCAGCAGTCAGAAAGAATAATGAAACATATGTTGGCCGCAAAAGCGGCGGCAGTGAAGACTTCCGTCAATTACTGGAAACGCGTATAGCCGCTAAGGCGGAGCAAGGGCTGAAAATCAACCCACAGCGCCGCGGCCTGTGGGGCCACTCATACGGCGGCCTGTTCGCGCTCGACTCCTGGCTTTCGTCCTCGTTCTTCCATTCATATTACAGCGCCAGTCCTTCGCTTGGCCGGGACAACTTTGCCCTGCTGAACCGAATCACGGCGGTCGAGCCTGCATCATATTGCGCCAAAAGCCTGGCCATTATGGAGGGTTCGGCGACGCCGGGTGATAACCGGGCAACGCACGCCGCTGAAGTGCTAACTAAAGTACATGCCGCCCTCGCCACGCTGAAAGAGAAAGAGGTTAATGCCGCCTTTTGGGATTTCCCTGGCCTGGGGCACGGGCCGATGTTTAACGCCTCATTCCACAGCGCGCTGCTGGATATGAGTCGCGAAAAAGCGTCCAACCAGCATAGTTGTCCTTAACCCAGCGTTGATACTGCCCGCGCGGTTGCGGGCAGTATACTGATGACGATGCGATCAGAATGTCGCCGTCACTCCGGCATAATAGGCCCGACCGGGTTCGTTATAGGTATTCGCCCCTTCGGATGAACGATAGATCTGTTTATCGAAGATATTGCTGACCCCCACGTTCAGACGCAGATTTTTATTAATATCGTAATTAAAGTTGGTACCAACCAGCGAATAAGCCCCCAGCTCTTTACCCGACAGGCCGCCGGTATCTTCGCTGCGCGACTCCGCATGGGTACGCGGTTTTTGTCTACCATACAGCGTCCAGTTGACGCTGGCGGAAAATGCCTGGGTAATCGTCCAGTCCAGGGAGTTGTTGATGGTGTATTTCGGAATAACCGAGAGCGGGTTGCCGGTATCTTTTTGTTCCGAGGTAATCATGTAAGTGGCGTTGGTATTCCATTTCAGACGATCCTTCACCAGCGGGAACGCCATACTGGCTTCAATGCCGTCCACTAACGCTTTACCGCCGTTCTGCCACTGGAGGATATAAGCGCCGGAAGCGGTTTGCCCGATAATATCATCGCCGGCCACAATCTTATTCTGATAATCGTTACGGAAATAAGTCACGCTGGCATGATAATCGTCGAGGGCAAACTCCAGGCCGATCTCTTTATTCACGCTGATTTCCGGATCGAGATCTTTATTACCAATCAGGTAGCAGCCGCCTGAAGTAATATCTTTAGGGCAACCGTTGCCTTTCGAATAGAGCAGATAGCCTTCGCTGGATTGATAGAGGTTTGGCGCTTTAAAGGTTCTGGCAATCCCGGCTTTAATTTTGAAGTAATCACCTAATTCCTGCGACAGGTTCAGGCTGGGGCTAAAGTTGCCGCCGGACTCATTAAGATAATCAAAACGCAGGCCGGGAATAATATTGGTTCCGGGCGTCGGTTCAATATTATCTTCAAAATAGATGGCGCTAATTTGTGAATGATTTTTACTGCTGCGATCCGCCGCTGAACCGGGAATACCGCCAATGTTATTATCATTTACCGATAAACCAGTAGAAGAGGGATCGTCAAGCTCATCGCGGTTCCACTCCGCGCCAACGGTCAGAGTCTGATCGACCCATAGATCCAGCGGAATATTGAGTTCGCCGCTGGTGCGCCAGGAGGTCAGGCGGTTAGTGGTGAATTTCTCATCCGCCGAAATACGCCCTTCGCCGCCGCCGGATAAACCTTCATCCATACGGGTGTTATTGGTTTTTTCGTAATAGACTCCAAAGCGGCTTTGCCCCCAATCCCAGACCCCATTATGGGTAATACCGTAATTCTGCCGATACAGGCGGTTAGTCTCTGCGCCAGATTTCGCCAGGCTTTCGGTCACCGCGCTGGAAGAGCTATTTTGCGTATCGCCGGCGTAGATATTACCCTGACGGCTATATCCTGCTTCAAAATCGAGAATTTGCTGCGGATTCACTTTCCAGGAGACGACGCCGTTAATATCTTTGTTGCGTACCCCTTCGTGGCCGGCGGCGTTTTTCGTCCCCGCGGAAGAGTTAATATCCCAGCTGTCGGCATCGGTTTTATTCAGGTTGCCGTACAAACGCATCGTCAACGCATCGCCGGCCAGCGGCCCGCTCAGGCTAAAGTTGGCGCGTCGGGTGGCCCCTTCATCGCTGCTTTCAGGTTGGTTGGTGTATAACGAGAGCGAGCCATGCCAGTCATTGGTTGGGCGTTTAGTAATGATATTCACCACCCCGCCCGCCGCGCCGGAGCCATAGCGCGCCGCCGCCGGGCCGCGAATGACTTCGATACGTTCAACCTGTTCCGGCGGTACCCAGTTAGTATCGCCGCGGGTATCACGCTCGCCGCGCCAGCTATAGCGTACGGAGTTACGCGAGGTCACCGGGACGCCATCAATGAGGATTAAGGTGTTTTCCGGCCCCATACCGCGAATATCGATTTGGCGGTTATTACCGCGGGTGCCTGACGCGCTGTTGCCGGTGAGGTTCACCCCCGGCATTTTGCGAATAATATCGGAGAGGTCGTTGACCGGAGGGTCCTTTTTAATATCTTCGCTGGTAATAATTGAAACGCCCGGCTGCTGCTTAAGTACTTGTTCTGCGGTGGCTTCAACGACCAGCGTTTCATCGCTATCGTCGGAAGATTTGGCGGCGGATAGCGGGCTATTCAGCCCTACCACAAGCGCGGTGAGCGGCCAGAGGATCTTGTTAATTCTCATACCTATTCCCTAATTCATGCCTAACTTAAAGTGGTTGTTCGTTAAGCTCACATCCTTGCCAGGTATTAATATTGTTATTATGTTTTTATTATGAGAATGATAATTAATATCATTTAAGTAAGATTAAGGCAATCCTTGACGCGCTAATAACCAGGCGACATGAGAGGGCGCTACAAAAGTAAAAGGCGCCACTAAGGCGCCTTTAGCAGTCACTGGCTATTTTCCTCTACCACGGATAATAAATATGTTCCGCCTGTTCGCGCGCCGGCGCTTCATCGCCCTGTAACCGCGCCGCCAGGGTGAAAGCAAAATCAAATACCTTGCCCAGCCCCCGGCCGCTGAGCAGATTGCCGTCTTCCACAACGTCGGCGTCCACGTACACGCCATCGCTCACCTGCTGCCAAAGATCGCCGGAACAGACATAGCGACGCCCCTTCAGCAGCCCATTGCCGCCCAGCACGCGGGCGGCGGCGGAGCAAATCGGGCAGATATATTTACCCGCTTCATCGTGGCGGCGAACGAAGGCAATGACCTCCGCGCTTTTCGCCAGATTAACACTGCCTTCCGGGCCTCCCGGCAACACCACGGCATCAAAGGTTTGATCGAAGCTGGCCTTCAGGGTGCTATCCGCTATCATCGGGATAGCGTGGTAGCTCACCACCTCGCGACTCTCGCCGCAGGCAATTGTCTGCACCGCAATATTCAGACGGCGCAGGATATCGATAGTGACTATCGCTTCCCCCTCTTCAAACCCGGGGGCTAATAACACGGCTACGCTTTTCATCTCGCTCTCCATTCCTTGAGGGTTACCAGTACGGGTACCAAATCTGTCGCAGCCGCGCCAGCAGCTCAAGATAGAAATAGTCACCCCAGCTACAGCATTGATCGACGCCCTTGCCGCTGCCCATGTGATATACCGAGTGCTGCAGCAACCCTTCGGTCGGTGTGTCGTCGTGGGCCAGGTAGTTGTCGGTCAGTGACAGCGCAATACGCAGCGCCATCTCTTCGTAATACGCG contains the following coding sequences:
- the iroB gene encoding salmochelin biosynthesis C-glycosyltransferase IroB: MRILFVGPPLYGLLYPVLSLAQAFRVNGHEVLIASSGKFAQKAAEAGLVVFDAAPGFDSEADYRRREAQRKESNIGTKMGNFSFFSEEMADQLVEFAGHWRPDLIVYPPLGVVGPLIAAKYDIPVVMQTVGFGHTPWHIKGVTRSLADAYRRHGVEAPPQDMAWIDVTPPSMSILQNDGEPIIPMQYVPYNGGAVWEEWWERTPDRKRLLVSLGTVKPMVDGLDLISWVMDSASEVDAEIILHLSANARSDLRALPSNVRLVDWIPMGAFLNGADGFIHHGGAGNTLTALHAGIPQIVFGQGADRPVNARAVVDRGCGIIPGDGGLSSSMINAFLDDRALRTASEEVAAEMAAQACPTEVAKELAAMAQKG
- the iroC gene encoding salmochelin/enterobactin export ABC transporter IroC → MPATHSPTPARSWIIRLARVCWERKKLSAIVVVASVSTILLAALTPLLTRQAVNDALAGNPTRLPWLACGLLLIAFFDFIGNYVRRGYAGELSLWVQHTLRGRAFDSIQKLDGAGQDALRTGQVISRTNSDLQQMHTLLQMAPVPLAVFTYYIAGIAVMLWMSPAMTLIVVCVLACLAITALRARRRVFAQTGLASDRLANLTEHMREVLAQISVVKSCVAELRETRWLDRQSRQMVRVRIGAAISQAMPGATMLALPVLGQIVLLCYGGWSVMHGRIDLGTFVAFASFLAMLTGPTRVLASFLVIAQRTQASVERVFALIDTRSQMVDGSEALNGRVIGLQLEKVNFGYGGGNRILSDVSFSLQAGETLAVVGASGSGKSTLLMLLARFYDPSAGDIWLNTSAGRQNLRDLKLEALRRQVGVVFEDAFLFAGTVAENIAYGHPQATTEDIRRAAAAAGASEFINALPKGFDTRLTERGTNLSGGQRQRIALARALITAPELLILDDTTSAVDAGTEAEINAALGRYADDQHMLLVIARRRATLRLASRIVVLDKGQVVDIGSQAELESRCPAFRALMTGDGDFLEPAAGGCRDLWPTTPAMQNEEPQALPEVDGNGFVARMTRVPEQAVQQALAGEGRRLTSLLRPVAWMFIIAALLIALDSAAGVGVLILLQRGIDSGVAAGDMATIGICALLALCLVVISWCCYSLQTIFAARAAESVQHTVRLRSFGHMLRLALPWHEKHVDSRLTRMTVDVDSLARFLQNGLAGAATSLVTMFAIAAAMFWLDPILALTALSAVPIVALATWVYRRLSSPAYAQARLEIGKVNSTLQEKVSGLRVVQSHGQQEQEAARLRALSDRFRATRVRAQKYLAVYFPFLTFCTEASYAAVLLVGASRVAEGEMTAGVLAAFFLLLGQFYGPVQQLSGIVDSFQQATASGKHIDELLATEETENVTPSSTQPATGALQLDEVTYRYPGSAEPALDKLTLTIPEGSVVAVVGRSGAGKSTLIKLIAGLYSPTSGTIGIGERQMTATTLADYRRQIGLVDQDVALFSGDIAENIRYSRPSSSNAEVEIASRQAGLFELVRQLPQGFRTPVNNGGADLSAGQRQLIALARAQLANAHVLLLDEATSRLDRRAEERLMSSLTEVARARKHLALIVAHRLTTAQRCDLIAVVDKGRLAECGTHEQLLAANGLYARLWRDSVGPADARNQHDITGEIVG
- a CDS encoding esterase family protein, coding for MFNINPHPPVSAAIAGLRRQLATGNITDLSHFWQQATSLPVPLVTTVDGAADEREVTFLCRARHPLRGVYLRLNRVTDKEQVAKGLMTQIPATDIWTLTLRLPASYCGSYSLVEIPPGTPEEVVNQLGSRFAALAGQADPLNKTPGIAIRDGVRESVLALDNAPAQSEWRGGRHAGTLLTSERIVAGQSRQVRLYLPAVDKSQPLGLVVLPDGETWFDHLGVCAAIDAAIDSRRIVPVALLGIDNIDERERTTILGGRSELIRDVAEHLLPTIRREQPRQKWADRSRTVLAGQSLGGVSALMAARHAPETFGLVLSHSPSMWWTPDGGSRPHLFSATDTSWVSEHVLSAPPRTVRIRLCVGSLEGSTVPHVQRLHQQLQASGVDSHCAIYTGGHDYAWWRGALLDGLGLLQG
- a CDS encoding alpha/beta hydrolase; translation: MYARESRSTRPRKALFAVLSCLTLSYSASGLAKPDMQPLGPNIADKGSAFYHFSVNQFDSADGARHYRVWKAIPNKAAPPTGYPVLYMLDGNAVMDRLSDELLKQLAAQSPPVIVAVGYQTNLPFDLNGRAYDYTPAVRKNNETYVGRKSGGSEDFRQLLETRIAAKAEQGLKINPQRRGLWGHSYGGLFALDSWLSSSFFHSYYSASPSLGRDNFALLNRITAVEPASYCAKSLAIMEGSATPGDNRATHAAEVLTKVHAALATLKEKEVNAAFWDFPGLGHGPMFNASFHSALLDMSREKASNQHSCP
- the iroN gene encoding siderophore salmochelin receptor IroN translates to MRINKILWPLTALVVGLNSPLSAAKSSDDSDETLVVEATAEQVLKQQPGVSIITSEDIKKDPPVNDLSDIIRKMPGVNLTGNSASGTRGNNRQIDIRGMGPENTLILIDGVPVTSRNSVRYSWRGERDTRGDTNWVPPEQVERIEVIRGPAAARYGSGAAGGVVNIITKRPTNDWHGSLSLYTNQPESSDEGATRRANFSLSGPLAGDALTMRLYGNLNKTDADSWDINSSAGTKNAAGHEGVRNKDINGVVSWKVNPQQILDFEAGYSRQGNIYAGDTQNSSSSAVTESLAKSGAETNRLYRQNYGITHNGVWDWGQSRFGVYYEKTNNTRMDEGLSGGGEGRISADEKFTTNRLTSWRTSGELNIPLDLWVDQTLTVGAEWNRDELDDPSSTGLSVNDNNIGGIPGSAADRSSKNHSQISAIYFEDNIEPTPGTNIIPGLRFDYLNESGGNFSPSLNLSQELGDYFKIKAGIARTFKAPNLYQSSEGYLLYSKGNGCPKDITSGGCYLIGNKDLDPEISVNKEIGLEFALDDYHASVTYFRNDYQNKIVAGDDIIGQTASGAYILQWQNGGKALVDGIEASMAFPLVKDRLKWNTNATYMITSEQKDTGNPLSVIPKYTINNSLDWTITQAFSASVNWTLYGRQKPRTHAESRSEDTGGLSGKELGAYSLVGTNFNYDINKNLRLNVGVSNIFDKQIYRSSEGANTYNEPGRAYYAGVTATF
- a CDS encoding DJ-1/PfpI family protein produces the protein MKSVAVLLAPGFEEGEAIVTIDILRRLNIAVQTIACGESREVVSYHAIPMIADSTLKASFDQTFDAVVLPGGPEGSVNLAKSAEVIAFVRRHDEAGKYICPICSAAARVLGGNGLLKGRRYVCSGDLWQQVSDGVYVDADVVEDGNLLSGRGLGKVFDFAFTLAARLQGDEAPAREQAEHIYYPW